From Diceros bicornis minor isolate mBicDic1 chromosome 17, mDicBic1.mat.cur, whole genome shotgun sequence, the proteins below share one genomic window:
- the PIANP gene encoding PILR alpha-associated neural protein gives MESRMWPALLLSHLLPLWPLLLLPLPPPAQGSSSSPRTPPAPARPPCARGGPSAPRHVCVWERAPPPSRSPRVPRSRRQVLPGTAPPATPSGFEEGPPSSQYPWAIVWGPTVSREDGGDPNSANPGFLPLDYGFAAPHGLATPHPNSDSMRGDGDGLILGEAPATLRPFLFGGRGEGVDPQLYVTITISIIIVLVATGIIFKFCWDRSQKRRRPSGQQGALRQEESQQPLTDLSPAGVTVLGAFGDSPTPTPDHEEPRGGPRPGMPQPKGAPAFQLNRIPLVNL, from the exons ATGGAGTCCAGGATGTG GCCTGCACTGCTGCtgtcccacctcctccctctctggcCACTGTTGTTGCTGCCCCTCCCACCACCTGCTCAaggttcctcctcctcccctcgaACCCCACCAGCCCCAGCCCGGCCCCCCTGTGCCCGGGGAGGTCCCTCGGCCCCACGCCATGTGTGCGTGTGGGAGCGGGCACCCCCACCAAGCCGATCCCCTCGGGTCCCAAGATCACGTCGGCAAGTCCTGCCGGGCACTGCGCCCCCTGCCACCCCATCAGGCTTTGAGGAGGGGCCACCCTCATCCCAATACCCCTGGGCTATTGTATGGGGCCCTACAGTGTCTCGAGAGGATGGGGGGGACCCCAACTCTGCCAATCCTGGATTTCTGCCCCTGGACTATGGTTTTGCAGCCCCCCATGGGCTGGCTACCCCACACCCCAACTCAGACTCCATGCGGGGTGATGGAGATGGGCTTATCCTTGGAGAAGCGCCTGCCACCCTGCGGCCGTTCCTGTTTGGGGGCCGTGGGGaag GTGTGGACCCCCAGCTCTATGTCACAATTACCATCTCCATCATCATCGTTCTTGTGGCCACTGGCATCATCTTCAAGTTCTG CTGGGACCGCAGCCAGAAGCGGCGCAGGCCCTCAGGACAGCAAGgtgccctgaggcaggaggagagcCAGCAGCCACTGACAGACCTGTCCCCAGCCGGGGTCACTGTGCTGGGGGCCTTCGGGGActcgcccacccccacccctgaccATGAGGAGCCCCGAGGGGGACCCCGGCCTGGGATGCCCCAGCCCAAGGGGGCTCCAGCCTTCCAATTGAACCG gATTCCCCTGGTGAATCTGTGA